One window of the Trifolium pratense cultivar HEN17-A07 linkage group LG2, ARS_RC_1.1, whole genome shotgun sequence genome contains the following:
- the LOC123904139 gene encoding mitogen-activated protein kinase kinase kinase 20-like, whose translation MSWVRGHSLGSGSFATVHLARHTKDSHKFPSLTAVKTCVLDNCFTLQNEKHVLDQLDSSPHIIKCFGHDQTFENGQEYYNLFLEYATGGTLNDQLYNYGGKFPEKLVRRYTRSIVEGLKYIHEKGFVHCDLKLPNILVFDNDNVKISDFGLAKEKGVVDKRQCRGTPMFMSPEAINDNVHESPADIWALGCAVVEMITGEPVWKNETDMWMLFTRIVIREEKPLIPDELSREGKDFLDKCFAMDPLKRWSADMLLKHPFISEDENVSPMKVFTNELSFSSSSPRTHFDYSRWASSNSEEWIDMKFEHCYCSQEKTF comes from the coding sequence ATGAGTTGGGTTCGTGGTCACTCCTTAGGCAGCGGAAGCTTTGCTACTGTTCATTTAGCCAGACACACAAAAGACTCTCATAAATTTCCATCTCTCACTGCCGTCAAAACATGTGTTCTTGACAATTGTTTTACTCTACAAAACGAAAAGCATGTACTTGATCAGTTAGATTCATCTCCACATATTATTAAGTGTTTTGGTCACGATCAAACATTTGAAAACGGCCAAGAATATTATAATCTTTTTCTCGAATACGCCACCGGTGGAACTCTTAATGATCAACTCTATAATTATGGTGGTAAGTTCCCGGAGAAACTTGTTCGTCGTTACACTAGGTCTATTGTTGAAGGACTCAAGTACATCCACGAAAAAGGTTTTGTTCACTGTGACTTGAAGTTACCAAACATTCTCGTGTTTGACAATGACAACGTTAAGATTTCAGATTTTGGTCTTGCGAAAGAGAAAGGGGTTGTTGATAAGCGGCAATGTAGGGGAACTCCAATGTTTATGTCGCCAGAAGCGATAAATGACAATGTGCATGAGTCGCCAGCAGATATATGGGCTCTTGGTTGTGCCGTCGTGGAGATGATTACTGGAGAACCAGTTTGGAAAAATGAAACAGATATGTGGATGTTGTTCACTCGTATTGTGATAAGAGAAGAAAAACCGTTGATTCCAGATGAATTATCACGCGAAGGGAAAGATTTTCTTGACAAGTGTTTTGCTATGGATCCTTTGAAAAGATGGAGTGCAGATATGCTTTTGAAACACCCTTTTATCTCTGAAGATGAAAATGTTTCTCCAATGAAAGTGTTTACTAACGAGTTGTCCTTTTCATCATCGTCTCCAAGAACTCACTTCGATTATTCTCGTTGGGCTTCCTCTAATTCAGAAGAATGGATTGACATGAAATTCGAGCATTGTTATTGTTCGCAGGAGAAGACGTTTTAA
- the LOC123905865 gene encoding protein RALF-like 34 — protein sequence MAFSTLLNLTLTLLLCLFLILNTHVHAQIEETTLNLMSDALEWPTTMSHYNELEPDNEEDIDSDLSRRSLFWSRVKYYISYGALSANRIPCPPRSGRSYYTHKCYEARGPVHPYSRGCSAITRCRR from the coding sequence atggCTTTCTCTACTCTTCTAAACCTCACTCTCACCCTTCTACTTTGTCTTTTCCTTATACTCAACACTCATGTTCATGCACAGATCGAAGAAACAACCTTGAATCTCATGTCAGATGCACTAGAATGGCCAACAACAATGTCACATTACAATGAACTAGAACCAGACAATGAAGAAGACATAGACAGTGATTTGAGTAGAAGATCTTTGTTCTGGAGCAGAGTGAAATATTATATATCTTATGGTGCTCTTTCTGCTAACAGAATTCCATGTCCACCTCGTTCTGGTAGATCTTACTACACTCATAAGTGTTATGAAGCTAGAGGTCCTGTTCATCCTTATTCTAGAGGTTGTTCTGCTATCACACGTTGCAGAAGATGA